TTATTTAAGTCGCAGGTGGTTGAAAGAGCTAGGGCACACTTGCAGCTAATAAAGATTTGGTGATACCTATGCTATGAAAAATATTTTAAACCCTGAAATACTCCACAAAAACCTAATATTGCTATCTATTTTTATTGCGACATATGAATTTTCTAAAGACATCATAATAACTAGACCTCAAGACTTATTCATAACTGGTTTTGATGATGCCGAAATCACAATTAGCCCTGATTATAAAAAACATGTGCTCTCACGAAACAAAAGCCCATTGTATGCCTCCTTAGATTGGTTCAAAGAACAATCAGCCATAGACCAAAACGATATTCAAATTTTCGAAGAAATAAAAAACACAAGAAATGAAGCTGTTCATGAAATGATGACAATAATCAAAAATGGCCCTTCAAAGAAATTCGAACAGGCTTTAAAAAATCTGACAACTCTACTATATAAAATTGAAAAATGGTGGTTTGTAGAAATAGAATTCCCAATTATAGCCGATAGGTACCCTACCATAACAGACCCAAAAGAAGCTTTCCCAGGAACAATGTTACTCGTTAAAATAATTCAAGAAATTGCTCTTGGAGATGAAAATGAACGCAATCGTATTTATGAAGAATTCATTAAAAAAACATCTACAAACAAGCAAACATCTACTTAATTTAAGGGCCGCCCTTATGGGCGGCCCTTTCTCTTTTCAATCATATCTCTTAATTCAATCTACGCTTTGAACACCCTCGGGATTCCGGCGGTGTCTTCTACTCTGAATCCGGCCTGTGCGATGGAATCTCTCAGTGCGTCGGACTGTGTAAAGTCTTTGGCTTCTCTTGCCTTTTGGCGATCTGCGACCATGCCCTGGACGTCGTTGGGGAGTTCACTCAGGGGAACCGGCATCTGGGTGGGGTCGAGAATGCCGAGGATGGAGTCGATATTCATGAGTTCATCGTGGCAGGCTTTGGCTGCAGCTCCGGTAAGGGCGTTGTCTGCGGCCCAGCCGTTGACGTGTTTGATGAACTTGAAGAGCGTGGGCCAGAAATGATGGAATTTGAGACCATCATCCATAGCAGTTTTGAACCCTGCCTTGAGGTCGAAGACGGCCTGTTCCACGTCGCGAGACACGGCATCCCCATTGGCATCGAGAGCAAGGGTCAGGACGGCCGCGCCTTCCTGTACCTTGCGCCAGTTGCGCGCCCACATGGAGAGGTTTTCGTCCGAGGCGCACAGCGGTTTGCGATTCGCCACTGAGAGCAGCCAGCAACGGGCCGCACGGTAGCCGCCGAGTTTTTCAGCCACGGCATCAAGTCTGCCGCCATCGCTATCCGAAGACTGCTGGCAGACCATCCAGGCTTGGAGTTCGCGACCAGCCGTTGACCAGATGGCGCGCAGGTTCTCCAGATGTGGGAAACGGTGCTTTTCAGAACCGATCATAACATCGATGCGCGGCAGCACATCAAGTGCAGTGGCTGCGTGTTGCAGGAACCAGCTCGGGCGCACGTTGCCCCATTGGGTTTCCACGACTTCGCCCCGTTTCAAATCAAACAACGTAGCCCGTTTCAACAGTGTGAAATCAAGCGGGTTGTCCTTGACGTACGAATTCAGGTCTACGGTATGACCGCCGGACACCTTGTCCATATCGACGTCCGCGATCTCACCGTACCGCTTGTCGCGGAACACGTCGAAATACACGCTTCTGAGTTTCTCATAGGCCAACCCCTTGCCGAGCAGTTTACGGCACAGGGACAATGACGTGTCATTACTGCCGGACGACAGCGGAAAACTGATGGATTCTGTCAATCCCATGTCACGGGCGCGATCAAGCACACCTTTCAACCGGTCGGAAGCAAAGGCTTCACGACTGATGCCCCCCTCTCGGGCGGCGGCAAGCG
The genomic region above belongs to uncultured Pseudodesulfovibrio sp. and contains:
- a CDS encoding cysteine synthase; amino-acid sequence: MNTNLLALIGNTPLVEIRHLNPNPNVRILAKLECQNPGGSVKDRVAAAMIQAAEDSGELTPDKTIIEATSGNTGVGLAMVAAIKGYRIKMLMPETASEERKMIMAAYGAELELTPGHLATDGAIEQAYRYAREEPDKYVLMDQYNNPACITAHYNGTGLEIWEQTHGEVTHCVVCLGTSGTAMGIAKRLHEMGDVHVAAVEPYAGHKIQGLKNMLESYPPGIYDKNTLDEVLHVDDETAFGYCRKLAREEGIFAGMSSGAALGGAIQLAERMESGTVVAIFPDSGERYLSTPLYRQQPGSGVTIYDMASGADKMLNGSNGLGLYTMGPSLDDPDSIDSWRRLSLLDVFIRHMKASGVTVNAAAGLTDMDDRTLAAAREGGISREAFASDRLKGVLDRARDMGLTESISFPLSSGSNDTSLSLCRKLLGKGLAYEKLRSVYFDVFRDKRYGEIADVDMDKVSGGHTVDLNSYVKDNPLDFTLLKRATLFDLKRGEVVETQWGNVRPSWFLQHAATALDVLPRIDVMIGSEKHRFPHLENLRAIWSTAGRELQAWMVCQQSSDSDGGRLDAVAEKLGGYRAARCWLLSVANRKPLCASDENLSMWARNWRKVQEGAAVLTLALDANGDAVSRDVEQAVFDLKAGFKTAMDDGLKFHHFWPTLFKFIKHVNGWAADNALTGAAAKACHDELMNIDSILGILDPTQMPVPLSELPNDVQGMVADRQKAREAKDFTQSDALRDSIAQAGFRVEDTAGIPRVFKA